The following are encoded together in the Bacillus sp. V2I10 genome:
- a CDS encoding GH32 C-terminal domain-containing protein: MKMSIKRKISVLLISLTVLNFPFTSVFAAEDSGYYKEPFRNQFHFSPEANWMNDPNGMVYYDGEYHLFYQYHPYGTTWGPMHWGHAVSKDLVHWKHLPIALSPDENGDIFSGSAVIDWNNTAGFGMEAMVAIFTHSGEKGQVQSLAYSLDKGRTWKKYEGNPVMPNPPIPDWRDPKVFWHEDSSKWVMSLTAKNKVMFYTSPNLKDWEFASEFGPDGGIQANSLDRTSYAMSSQIGGSFSYESDITLNEKNGREGAGGLVFRADKSAKNGYVANLDAKNDVVTLSKNVDGITKEIARKPLSLKTSTTYHMKIDANGDQIKVAVNDQLVIEANDPSFENGYYGLSAWNSTAAFRNVEFNNKSNFVTNLSKWKVVNGTWEDTLAGKNGTSADDAFIISGQTADDLLYEADLMISGDKGENGAGALVFRADADAKNGYFANIDALNDMIKLMKIENGQISVLAEKARSLDTDKSYHLKVSTYGENIKVYVDGELIYDIKDATFSSGYVGLNIWNSSTNFQNVQLNKNIVTNEKEIKNHDFETGDLTGWNLIEGNAFTNDHVTDAASYWGGPFGHEGNYHLWGFSDRQNGDDATGELHSSYFKLGGTGEINFLLGGGNDINNRYVSLVRASDNKELIRQANTKFNEEKYNKYVWDASEYIGEVLYMKVADQAVGGWGHINIDDVHFYNEGPMSAEVDNSAKEPVEDEADKNSGTLTEWTAVSGEWIPSTHGNNGGIWECPALVELPIDGDPTKTKWVLQVSINDGAPAGGSGSQYFIGSFDGKTFKNENPSDQVLWTDYGADFYAAVEWNGIEGENGEKYWLGWMSNWQYANNTPTASWRGSMSLPRKMELTQTEEGLRLKQTPVSNNSIRDTSKKVSFNNKEISNESNLLDDFSGDTFEMIAEFDVSNTTSTEFGFEVRKGPIDEHTKIGYDVANKQLFVDRTNSDRFHYGSNVAAMHEGPLSVSDGTVKMHIFVDRSAVEVFGNNGETVITDQIFPSPTSQGVKVYSKDGNVTLKSLNIYPVKSIWKKSGFKSTLNGWKAVNGKWADTIAGKQGQSSEDAFILSNEAGSNFKYEADINILDTDSHPNDPNKDTAGNLVGAGALVFRSDSEGKNGYAVNVDVKHNVVKLIKFVNGVGYDLVAYNKDGNLNLQANKSYHLKVVTAGKSIKAYLDSKLVIDTNDQTYKEGYFGLNVWDSTVVFNQVKNKVNMGTR, from the coding sequence ATGAAAATGTCCATAAAAAGGAAGATTTCTGTACTTCTAATCAGCTTGACTGTTCTTAATTTTCCATTTACAAGTGTTTTTGCTGCAGAAGATTCAGGGTATTATAAAGAACCTTTTCGTAATCAATTTCATTTTTCCCCTGAAGCAAACTGGATGAATGATCCTAATGGAATGGTCTATTATGACGGTGAATATCATTTGTTTTATCAGTATCATCCATATGGAACGACATGGGGCCCGATGCATTGGGGTCATGCTGTAAGTAAAGATCTTGTGCATTGGAAGCATTTGCCGATTGCCTTATCGCCAGATGAAAACGGTGATATTTTCTCAGGAAGTGCTGTGATCGATTGGAACAATACAGCAGGATTTGGAATGGAAGCAATGGTTGCCATCTTTACTCATTCAGGGGAAAAAGGCCAAGTCCAAAGTCTTGCCTATAGCCTTGATAAAGGAAGAACGTGGAAAAAATATGAAGGTAATCCTGTTATGCCAAATCCTCCTATCCCTGATTGGCGTGATCCGAAGGTTTTTTGGCATGAAGATTCAAGCAAGTGGGTGATGTCGTTAACAGCAAAGAATAAGGTCATGTTTTATACGTCACCAAATTTAAAAGATTGGGAGTTTGCTAGTGAATTTGGACCAGATGGCGGGATCCAAGCGAATAGTCTTGATCGCACCTCTTACGCGATGTCCTCGCAAATAGGCGGATCGTTTAGCTATGAGAGTGACATTACCCTTAACGAAAAGAATGGGAGAGAAGGTGCAGGTGGCCTTGTTTTTCGTGCTGACAAGAGTGCGAAGAATGGATATGTGGCCAACCTGGATGCAAAAAACGATGTTGTCACATTAAGTAAAAATGTCGATGGTATTACGAAAGAAATAGCCCGCAAACCATTATCTCTAAAAACCTCAACGACCTATCATATGAAGATAGATGCCAATGGGGATCAAATCAAAGTTGCTGTAAACGATCAGCTTGTTATTGAAGCAAATGATCCATCTTTTGAAAACGGTTACTATGGATTGTCTGCATGGAATTCTACAGCAGCTTTTCGAAATGTTGAATTTAATAATAAATCAAATTTTGTGACGAACCTGTCTAAATGGAAGGTTGTAAATGGCACTTGGGAAGATACGTTAGCTGGGAAAAATGGGACCTCTGCGGATGATGCGTTTATTATAAGCGGTCAAACGGCTGATGACTTATTATATGAAGCGGATCTAATGATTTCTGGAGATAAAGGAGAAAATGGAGCAGGAGCACTCGTTTTCCGAGCAGATGCTGATGCAAAGAATGGTTATTTTGCAAATATCGATGCACTGAATGATATGATCAAACTAATGAAAATTGAAAATGGACAGATATCAGTCTTAGCTGAAAAAGCGAGGAGTCTTGATACAGATAAATCCTATCATTTAAAAGTTAGTACGTACGGTGAAAACATAAAAGTATATGTAGATGGTGAGCTCATTTATGACATAAAAGACGCGACGTTTTCATCTGGCTATGTAGGCTTGAACATTTGGAATTCGTCTACGAATTTTCAAAATGTTCAACTGAATAAGAACATCGTAACAAATGAGAAGGAAATCAAGAACCATGATTTTGAAACAGGTGATTTAACTGGTTGGAACCTAATTGAAGGTAATGCATTTACAAATGATCATGTGACAGATGCTGCATCCTATTGGGGCGGTCCATTTGGCCATGAAGGAAACTACCATTTATGGGGATTTTCGGATCGTCAAAATGGTGATGATGCAACCGGTGAACTGCATTCCTCGTACTTTAAGCTTGGCGGCACAGGTGAAATTAACTTCTTATTAGGCGGTGGCAATGACATAAACAACCGGTATGTTTCATTAGTAAGAGCCTCTGATAACAAAGAATTAATTCGCCAGGCTAATACGAAATTTAATGAGGAAAAGTATAATAAATACGTATGGGATGCTTCTGAATATATCGGAGAAGTGCTATATATGAAAGTGGCTGACCAAGCTGTAGGCGGCTGGGGTCATATAAATATTGATGATGTTCATTTTTATAATGAAGGTCCTATGTCAGCAGAAGTTGACAATTCTGCAAAAGAACCTGTTGAGGATGAGGCAGATAAGAATAGCGGAACCCTTACAGAATGGACGGCTGTTTCAGGTGAATGGATCCCTTCTACACACGGTAATAACGGTGGGATTTGGGAATGTCCTGCTTTAGTTGAATTACCAATTGATGGCGATCCAACAAAAACAAAGTGGGTGCTGCAAGTAAGTATTAATGATGGAGCTCCTGCTGGCGGGTCTGGCAGTCAATATTTTATCGGCAGTTTTGACGGAAAAACGTTTAAAAATGAGAATCCTTCTGATCAGGTATTATGGACTGATTATGGAGCTGATTTCTACGCAGCAGTCGAATGGAATGGAATTGAGGGTGAGAATGGCGAAAAATATTGGCTAGGATGGATGAGTAACTGGCAATACGCCAACAATACACCAACGGCATCTTGGAGAGGTTCAATGAGTCTGCCTCGTAAGATGGAGCTCACGCAAACAGAAGAGGGATTGCGATTAAAACAAACACCAGTTTCGAACAATTCGATTCGTGACACTAGCAAGAAAGTTTCTTTTAACAATAAAGAGATTTCAAATGAAAGTAATCTTCTAGATGATTTTTCAGGAGATACGTTTGAAATGATTGCTGAATTTGATGTCTCTAATACAACCTCAACTGAATTTGGCTTTGAAGTTCGCAAAGGTCCTATTGATGAGCATACGAAAATAGGATATGACGTTGCGAACAAGCAATTATTTGTTGACCGAACGAACTCTGATCGCTTTCATTACGGCAGCAATGTCGCAGCCATGCATGAAGGTCCTCTATCTGTATCAGATGGAACGGTTAAGATGCATATTTTTGTCGATCGTTCTGCTGTAGAAGTGTTTGGAAACAATGGAGAGACAGTTATTACTGATCAAATCTTCCCTAGTCCAACAAGTCAAGGAGTAAAGGTTTATAGTAAGGATGGAAATGTTACATTGAAATCCTTGAATATCTATCCTGTAAAAAGTATCTGGAAAAAAAGCGGCTTTAAATCAACCTTAAATGGATGGAAAGCTGTAAATGGCAAGTGGGCAGATACAATTGCTGGAAAACAGGGACAAAGCAGTGAGGATGCCTTCATTTTATCAAATGAAGCTGGAAGTAATTTTAAGTATGAAGCAGACATCAATATTCTTGATACGGACTCTCATCCGAATGATCCTAATAAGGATACAGCTGGTAACTTAGTCGGTGCAGGAGCATTAGTTTTCCGCTCCGATTCAGAAGGGAAAAACGGGTATGCTGTCAATGTTGATGTAAAACATAATGTTGTTAAATTAATCAAATTTGTTAATGGTGTTGGCTATGACCTTGTAGCATATAACAAGGATGGAAATCTAAATCTGCAAGCAAATAAAAGCTATCATCTCAAAGTAGTAACTGCAGGAAAAAGCATTAAGGCTTATTTAGATAGCAAGCTTGTCATTGACACAAACGACCAAACCTATAAAGAAGGATACTTTGGACTAAATGTCTGGGATTCAACCGTTGTGTTTAACCAAGTAAAAAACAAGGTTAACATGGGTACAAGATGA
- a CDS encoding ABC transporter permease gives MKANIQSASRPQSLQVGNILHDLWNRLGMIMILLLLCIVLSFTAPNFLDTANMLNVLKQVSIIAILAAGMTIVILTGGIDLSVGSIVALSGVISVMVSAAGVNPIIAMLSGAAVGYAVGLINGFFTAKTKLPSFIVTLGSFTYVRGLAYVISGGYPIVLQNETFKFIGGGAIFGIPTPIYIMLIVYGVMFFVLKYTMFGRHIYAIGGNEEAARLTGIKVEKSLINVYSISGLLAGLGGVVLAGRLYSGQPTAGQMYELDAIAAVILGGTSLTGGKGRIQGTIIGVLIMGVISNGLTLMDVNYYWQLVVKGGVIVAAVLLDRLRGSSAA, from the coding sequence ATGAAGGCAAATATTCAATCAGCTTCACGACCGCAAAGCCTGCAGGTAGGTAATATCCTTCATGATCTATGGAATCGTTTAGGGATGATTATGATTCTATTACTATTATGTATTGTTCTTTCGTTCACAGCCCCTAACTTTTTGGATACAGCCAATATGTTAAATGTCCTAAAGCAGGTTTCCATTATTGCGATATTAGCTGCAGGAATGACAATTGTTATTTTAACAGGCGGCATCGATTTATCAGTTGGTTCCATAGTTGCTCTATCTGGTGTTATATCAGTTATGGTTTCTGCTGCAGGAGTTAATCCAATCATTGCGATGTTATCAGGTGCAGCAGTAGGTTATGCAGTAGGACTTATTAATGGCTTTTTTACGGCAAAAACGAAATTGCCATCATTTATCGTGACATTGGGAAGCTTTACGTATGTTCGTGGTCTTGCTTATGTCATAAGTGGCGGCTATCCAATTGTTTTGCAAAATGAAACCTTTAAATTCATTGGCGGCGGGGCTATTTTCGGCATACCTACGCCGATCTATATCATGCTTATTGTGTATGGTGTGATGTTTTTTGTTCTAAAGTATACAATGTTTGGCCGCCATATTTATGCAATTGGCGGAAATGAAGAAGCTGCGCGCTTAACCGGAATCAAGGTTGAAAAGTCATTAATAAACGTTTATTCCATTAGCGGCCTGTTAGCTGGTTTAGGGGGCGTTGTATTAGCAGGAAGATTGTATTCCGGCCAGCCGACCGCAGGCCAAATGTATGAATTAGATGCCATTGCTGCGGTTATTTTAGGCGGAACAAGCTTAACTGGAGGAAAGGGCAGAATACAAGGAACGATCATCGGGGTTTTAATCATGGGTGTGATTAGTAATGGTTTAACACTTATGGATGTGAATTATTATTGGCAGCTAGTTGTTAAAGGCGGTGTAATTGTAGCAGCCGTTTTATTAGATCGTTTAAGAGGAAGCAGTGCAGCATAA
- a CDS encoding sugar ABC transporter ATP-binding protein — protein sequence MAVKEVLTKKQYMMKTPVLNMEGISKTFSGVKVLNNVRIELYPGEVHALMGENGAGKSTFMKILAGIHSPDHDGGTIYLKGQPISWRDPVDARNRGISVIHQELNLSPNLTISENILMGSTFPKNRLGMVKWDEVHERAQIVLDSMGSNLIPRQLVSTLSVAQQQMVEIARALSFKSEVLIMDEPTASLTDKEITKLFQIIDDLKKQGVAIVYISHRMDEIFKISNRFTVLRDGEWITSGPIEETNPDHLVKLMVGRDLKDLFNRTRASGTTLSYGGAPALELKNVSDNTIVKDVSFKLYPGEIVGLAGLVGAGRTELVRALFGVSELKKGEIYVDGKAVNIKSPIDAMANGIAHVPESRKEQGLFLSMSVKENLLMAELKKHSKSGIVSWKQVNESADRYIKDLNIKIASPEQQVSNLSGGNQQKVVIAKWLSIAPKVLLLDEPTRGVDIGAKTEIHKIVSKLAEEGLAVLVISSELPEVLGISDRILVMCEGRLTGELSREEATQEKIMHLATRGE from the coding sequence ATGGCTGTTAAAGAGGTGTTAACAAAAAAACAATACATGATGAAAACGCCGGTACTGAATATGGAAGGGATAAGTAAAACATTCTCAGGTGTAAAGGTGTTAAACAATGTGAGAATTGAGCTCTATCCAGGTGAAGTACACGCTTTAATGGGAGAAAACGGCGCCGGGAAATCAACCTTTATGAAAATTCTTGCAGGAATCCATTCTCCAGATCATGATGGAGGGACCATCTATTTAAAAGGTCAGCCCATATCATGGAGGGATCCTGTTGATGCAAGGAATAGAGGAATCAGTGTGATCCACCAGGAGTTAAATCTCTCTCCTAATCTTACAATCAGTGAAAATATATTAATGGGTTCAACTTTTCCGAAAAATCGCCTAGGAATGGTCAAATGGGATGAGGTACATGAACGTGCACAAATAGTGTTAGATTCAATGGGATCTAATCTGATTCCCCGTCAACTCGTTTCAACCTTGAGTGTTGCACAACAGCAAATGGTCGAGATTGCACGAGCATTATCCTTTAAGTCAGAGGTTCTTATAATGGATGAACCTACAGCCTCGCTGACAGATAAAGAGATTACGAAGTTGTTCCAAATTATTGACGATTTAAAAAAACAAGGAGTTGCGATTGTTTATATTTCTCATCGGATGGACGAAATCTTTAAGATTTCCAATCGATTCACTGTCTTACGTGACGGTGAGTGGATTACAAGCGGGCCGATTGAAGAGACAAATCCCGACCACCTCGTAAAGCTAATGGTAGGGCGTGATTTAAAAGATTTATTTAATCGAACAAGGGCATCTGGGACAACACTCTCATATGGAGGTGCCCCTGCTCTAGAGCTGAAGAATGTTTCTGATAATACCATTGTAAAAGATGTTTCGTTTAAACTTTACCCTGGTGAAATTGTTGGTTTAGCAGGACTAGTAGGTGCAGGTCGGACAGAGCTGGTTAGGGCACTATTTGGCGTATCAGAGCTGAAAAAAGGTGAAATTTACGTAGATGGTAAGGCTGTAAACATAAAATCGCCAATCGATGCCATGGCAAATGGAATTGCTCATGTGCCAGAAAGTCGGAAGGAACAAGGTTTATTTTTATCGATGTCAGTAAAAGAGAATCTATTAATGGCAGAATTAAAGAAGCATTCTAAATCAGGGATTGTTAGCTGGAAACAGGTTAATGAAAGTGCGGATCGCTATATAAAAGATTTAAATATAAAAATTGCCTCTCCTGAACAGCAAGTTTCAAACCTAAGCGGCGGCAATCAACAAAAGGTAGTCATCGCAAAATGGCTGTCGATTGCACCAAAGGTTTTACTGCTTGATGAGCCAACTCGTGGTGTTGATATTGGAGCAAAAACGGAAATACACAAAATTGTCTCAAAGCTTGCGGAGGAAGGCTTAGCCGTATTGGTGATTTCATCTGAGCTTCCAGAAGTATTAGGAATAAGTGATCGAATACTTGTCATGTGTGAAGGAAGATTGACTGGTGAACTTTCTAGAGAAGAGGCGACACAGGAAAAAATTATGCATTTAGCTACTAGAGGGGAGTAA
- a CDS encoding ABC transporter substrate-binding protein, giving the protein MKKSVKKLLVPVLMSVIVLMSACSSASESSNESTGQENSNDKLKIGLTVGTLANPFFVAMGKGAEEAGKELGAEILVESAEYDLAKQTSQIENFITKKVDVILLNAVDTKGIAAAVQQAKNAGIPVIAVDTNAEGGVDATVTSDNYQAGQLAGEYVVEQLNGKGNIVIIDGPPVSAVTDRIQGFEDVIKESGIKVVAKQNGEGNREKALSVMESILQANSSGSIDAVFAINDPEAIGVEIASEQAGRKDEFFIVGVDGAPEAAEAMAKEGSSIMATSAQSPSEMVKTAVGIGMKVKNGEDVEELIKVPVELVTQETLDSYKGW; this is encoded by the coding sequence ATGAAAAAAAGTGTAAAAAAATTATTAGTGCCAGTTTTAATGTCTGTAATTGTTCTAATGTCTGCATGCAGTAGTGCAAGTGAATCTTCAAATGAAAGTACTGGGCAGGAAAATAGTAACGATAAGTTAAAAATCGGATTAACTGTAGGTACTTTAGCAAATCCATTTTTCGTTGCCATGGGAAAGGGTGCTGAAGAAGCAGGGAAGGAATTAGGTGCAGAGATTCTTGTTGAAAGTGCTGAATACGATCTGGCAAAGCAAACGTCTCAAATTGAAAACTTTATTACGAAAAAGGTAGATGTTATTTTATTAAATGCTGTTGATACGAAGGGGATTGCGGCAGCTGTTCAACAAGCAAAGAATGCAGGGATTCCTGTAATCGCAGTTGATACGAATGCAGAGGGCGGTGTTGATGCAACGGTCACTTCAGATAACTACCAAGCAGGTCAGCTTGCTGGTGAATATGTGGTTGAACAATTAAATGGAAAAGGAAACATTGTTATTATCGATGGACCTCCAGTTTCAGCCGTAACAGATCGTATTCAAGGATTTGAGGATGTAATTAAAGAGTCAGGAATTAAAGTAGTTGCAAAGCAAAATGGTGAAGGAAACCGTGAAAAAGCATTATCTGTTATGGAAAGTATTTTGCAAGCGAATTCATCTGGATCAATTGACGCTGTATTTGCGATCAATGACCCTGAAGCAATCGGAGTAGAAATTGCTTCAGAGCAAGCTGGAAGAAAAGATGAGTTTTTCATTGTTGGTGTTGACGGTGCTCCTGAAGCGGCAGAAGCAATGGCGAAAGAAGGAAGCTCTATTATGGCGACTTCCGCTCAATCACCTAGTGAAATGGTGAAAACAGCAGTTGGAATTGGCATGAAAGTGAAAAATGGTGAAGACGTTGAAGAGCTTATTAAAGTACCTGTTGAGCTAGTCACTCAAGAAACATTAGATTCTTACAAGGGTTGGTAA
- a CDS encoding DeoR/GlpR family DNA-binding transcription regulator — protein MLITERHRLILDYLKEKENVKVHELVELTKSSESTLRRDLDQLEKQNYVKRVHGGASLLQRKREEPSMIEKSTQNLKEKNILAKYAAQLIEVGDCVYLDAGTTTYQMIQYLDQENIVVVTNGIDHLDALLEKDINTYIIGGYVKKVTKAMIGSNAYESIQNYRFDKSFIGTNAIHHDLGFTTPDPEEAQLKAKAIYLSRESFVLADHTKFGEVSFSEFAKLHQAKIITNEEDSIILEKYKEKTEIYCAAF, from the coding sequence TTGCTTATAACTGAGCGTCATCGTTTGATATTAGATTATTTAAAGGAAAAAGAGAATGTTAAGGTTCATGAACTAGTAGAGTTAACAAAAAGTTCAGAATCTACATTGCGGCGCGATTTGGATCAACTCGAAAAGCAGAACTATGTAAAACGTGTACATGGCGGTGCTTCACTGTTACAACGAAAACGTGAAGAACCAAGCATGATTGAAAAATCAACTCAGAATCTTAAAGAAAAAAACATTCTAGCAAAATATGCTGCCCAACTAATTGAAGTTGGAGATTGTGTATACCTTGATGCAGGTACAACAACCTATCAAATGATACAGTATTTAGACCAAGAAAACATTGTTGTGGTTACAAATGGGATTGACCATTTGGATGCATTACTTGAAAAAGATATAAATACTTATATAATTGGAGGATATGTAAAAAAAGTAACAAAAGCGATGATTGGCAGCAATGCATACGAAAGTATTCAAAATTATCGATTTGATAAAAGCTTTATAGGAACAAATGCAATCCACCATGATCTAGGTTTTACTACTCCGGATCCTGAAGAAGCACAACTGAAAGCAAAAGCTATCTATCTCTCTCGTGAATCGTTTGTACTTGCAGATCATACGAAATTTGGAGAAGTCTCATTTTCTGAATTTGCAAAACTACATCAAGCTAAAATCATTACGAATGAAGAAGATTCGATAATATTGGAGAAGTATAAGGAGAAAACGGAAATTTACTGTGCAGCTTTTTAA